Genomic window (Streptomyces yatensis):
CGCATGTGGTACCGGCGGACGTTCGCCGTCCCGGCCGACTGGAAGGTCGGCCAGGACAAGCGGCTGCGGCTGAACTTCGACGCCGTCGACTGGCAGGCCGAGGTGTATGTGAACGGCACCCGGGTGGCCGACCACCGGGGCGGCTACGACCGGTTCAGTGCCGATGTCACCGACGCCCTGCGGCCGGGCCGCACCCAGGAGCTGATCGTCGGCGTCTACGACCCGACGGACGCGGCCGACGGCGAGAACCCGCCGATGGGCAAGCAGCGTCTCGACCCCAGCGGCATCTTCTACACCCCCTCCTCCGGCATCTGGCAGACCGTCTGGATGGAGCCGGTCGCCACCGACCACGTGGACACCCTCAAGCTGACCCCGGACGTCCCCGGCCAGGCCCTCACCACCGAGGTCCGCGGGGTGCGGGACGGCGTCCCGGTCACCGCGACCGCCTACGACGGACGGCGCGTGGTCGGCACCGCCACCGGGCGCACCGGGAAGCCGCTGACCGTCCCCGTACCCTCGCCGCATCTGTGGTCCCCCGACGATCCGCATCTGTACCAGCTGAAGGTCACGGTCGGCCGGGGCGCCTCGGCCGACCGGGTGGAGAGCTACTTCGGCATGCGGAGCATCGCCGTCAAGGAGGTGGACGGCAAGCGGCGCACGGTGCTCAACGGGAAGCCGATCTTCTCCATGGCCACCCTCGACCAGGGGTTCTGGCCCGACGGACTGCACACCGCGCCGACCGACGAGGCCCTGGCGTACGACCTGAAGATGCACAAGCGCATGGGCTTCAACTCGGTGCGCAAGCACATCAAGGTCGAGCCCGACCGCTGGTACTACTGGGCCGACCGGCTGGGCCTGATGGTGTGGCAGGACATGCCCGCCATGAACACGGTCGCCCCGTCCGAGAAGGCGCAGGCGCAGTACGAGCACGAGATGAAGCGGATGATCGACCAGCACATCAGCAGTCCGTCGATCGCCATCTGGGTCACCTTCAACGAGAGCTGGGGCCAGTACGGCGGCCCGAAGGTGCCCGAGCTCGCCAAGGGCTGGGACCCCACCCGGCTCATCGACGGCGCCAGCGGCTGGAACGACACCGGCAACGGCGACCTCGCCGATATCCACGCCTACCCGGGACCGGGCGATCCGCGCCCCGACGCCTCACGGGCGGGCGTCACGGGTGAGTACGGCGGCCTGGGCCTGGCCATCCCGGGACATGCCTGGCCCGTGCAGCACACCTATGTCGGCGTGGACAAGGACCAGTACACCGCGGAGTATCTGAAGCTGCTGGACAAGGTGCGCCAGCTGGTCGCGTGCAACGGCAGCAGCGGGGCCGTCTACACCCAGATCACGGATGTGGAGGGCGAGCTCAACGGGCTGCTCACCTATGACCGCAAGGAGATCAAGCCCGATGTGGACCGGCTGCGCCAAGCCCATCAGGCGCTGATCCGCGACGCGGCGAACCCGGCGTCCATGGAGTGCACCACCTAGGCACACCGCTCGGCCAAGGCGATGACCCGCTCCGGGGCGCGGCAGCCCCGGAGCGGGTCATTCCGTGGCCAGCGCCTCGATGGCGGCGACCGTACGGTCCACCACCACGTCGTACAGCCTGCTCTGCGCCCGCGGCAGCCTCGACAGCAGCGGGGCGACGGTTTCCCGCTCCTCCTGGGGGTAGCGGGCCAGCGCCTCGCTCAGGGCGTCCAGTTTGCGGGCGGAGACGGGGCCGCGGTGGGTCTCGTAGACCGCGTGGCCGATGACGGTGGAGCCG
Coding sequences:
- a CDS encoding PA14 domain-containing protein — protein: MALALGALGLLTGPGPAAADTPSDDSPVVQGLRGDYYLQSAPGAFDFHELKATSLDTALDFDNLDPRLQATTGRSDDVSVRWTGQITPERSGAHTFSITGDNGFRLWIDGKPVIDHWVDDWDKEQTSQPVELTAGKAYDIKVEYFEHYGGSNLHLSWTPPGAAKAPVPASAFRLPADFDYDGPVASAVQPDGRTLLLDFAQPLTTPPADLTSHLTAVIGGAQWPLGRARLDASDPSRLLLALKEPVVGRGGEAVVRYDGEGGLEDGDGAIEPYVSFGGNTSTYQLSTPWAKDVGPDNAHPEYPRPQLTRDQWRNLNGSWQFAAAKEGEKPPVGQRLKERILVPYPVESKLSGVERHEDRMWYRRTFAVPADWKVGQDKRLRLNFDAVDWQAEVYVNGTRVADHRGGYDRFSADVTDALRPGRTQELIVGVYDPTDAADGENPPMGKQRLDPSGIFYTPSSGIWQTVWMEPVATDHVDTLKLTPDVPGQALTTEVRGVRDGVPVTATAYDGRRVVGTATGRTGKPLTVPVPSPHLWSPDDPHLYQLKVTVGRGASADRVESYFGMRSIAVKEVDGKRRTVLNGKPIFSMATLDQGFWPDGLHTAPTDEALAYDLKMHKRMGFNSVRKHIKVEPDRWYYWADRLGLMVWQDMPAMNTVAPSEKAQAQYEHEMKRMIDQHISSPSIAIWVTFNESWGQYGGPKVPELAKGWDPTRLIDGASGWNDTGNGDLADIHAYPGPGDPRPDASRAGVTGEYGGLGLAIPGHAWPVQHTYVGVDKDQYTAEYLKLLDKVRQLVACNGSSGAVYTQITDVEGELNGLLTYDRKEIKPDVDRLRQAHQALIRDAANPASMECTT